One window from the genome of Enterococcus haemoperoxidus ATCC BAA-382 encodes:
- the rbsK gene encoding ribokinase: MNKVTVLGSINMDMVMETDRLPKVGETLLGDSINYYVGGKGANQAVAAARIGVDVALIGKIGDDTFGSKVYKHLEKEKVDVSAVTSEKNIFTGVASIFKLQEDNAIVVLPGANMLLGDINEELNEKIKAEDVLLTQLEIPIETVKKGLALAKDKGAITILNPAPYNESVIDMLPFVDIITPNETEFEGLLGHSITDTMQFEKEMLDWSKTNDTQLIVTRGGDGISYTAENNVITIPAEKVTVVDTTGAGDTFNGILAACLAKGMTVSESVEISGKGATLSVTKLGAQTGMPTLTEIAAF; encoded by the coding sequence ATGAATAAAGTAACAGTTTTAGGAAGTATCAATATGGATATGGTCATGGAAACAGATCGACTACCTAAAGTGGGAGAGACCCTTTTGGGAGACAGTATCAACTATTATGTTGGCGGAAAAGGAGCCAATCAAGCAGTTGCTGCTGCTCGTATCGGAGTCGATGTGGCTTTGATTGGGAAAATTGGTGATGATACATTTGGTTCAAAAGTTTATAAACATCTGGAAAAAGAAAAGGTAGATGTCAGTGCAGTCACATCTGAAAAAAATATTTTTACAGGTGTAGCCTCTATTTTTAAACTACAAGAAGACAATGCAATCGTTGTATTGCCGGGTGCAAATATGTTGTTGGGAGATATCAATGAGGAATTAAACGAAAAAATTAAGGCTGAAGATGTGTTATTGACTCAGCTAGAAATTCCAATCGAAACTGTAAAAAAAGGGTTAGCACTAGCAAAAGATAAAGGCGCAATAACGATTTTAAATCCAGCTCCTTATAACGAGAGCGTCATCGACATGTTGCCGTTTGTGGATATCATTACACCAAATGAAACGGAATTTGAAGGGTTATTGGGTCACTCGATCACAGATACTATGCAATTTGAAAAGGAAATGCTGGACTGGTCAAAAACAAATGACACACAATTGATTGTAACGCGTGGAGGGGACGGAATCTCTTATACCGCTGAGAATAATGTCATTACGATTCCGGCTGAAAAAGTAACTGTTGTTGATACAACAGGTGCGGGTGATACATTTAATGGGATTTTGGCAGCGTGTTTAGCAAAAGGAATGACTGTTTCAGAGTCAGTTGAGAT
- a CDS encoding GNAT family N-acetyltransferase, giving the protein MKIMLADSKDYKEINDLFEAAKSYMYQTSVYQWTSTYPNEQTIQHDIYDQHLYKLVDNCIIVAVATIEVMNQESYILRRIATNPNYLSKGYASNLLNDIINNIKEKNGKHIYSSTNHSNLKMQHFFKKHGFEKISEYTEIEREHLGSFYKYLKKI; this is encoded by the coding sequence ATGAAAATAATGTTGGCTGATTCAAAAGACTATAAAGAAATCAACGATTTATTTGAAGCGGCAAAAAGCTATATGTATCAAACGAGTGTGTATCAATGGACTAGTACTTATCCTAATGAACAAACCATTCAACACGATATCTATGATCAGCACTTATATAAATTAGTTGATAACTGTATCATAGTTGCGGTGGCGACCATAGAAGTTATGAATCAGGAGAGTTATATTTTAAGACGAATTGCAACAAATCCAAATTATTTGTCTAAAGGTTATGCATCAAACTTACTGAATGATATAATAAATAATATAAAAGAAAAAAATGGGAAACATATTTATTCAAGTACAAATCACTCCAATCTCAAAATGCAGCATTTTTTTAAAAAGCACGGTTTTGAAAAGATTTCAGAGTATACTGAAATTGAAAGAGAGCATCTGGGTTCTTTCTATAAGTATTTGAAGAAAATATAA
- the dcuC gene encoding C4-dicarboxylate transporter DcuC has product MIESLLVLVVLALVAYLIIKNYHPALSLISGALILLLFAVLLGHPLYPAGEGTGLAFFDVFLKFKDTIIAQVSSAGIVIMILFGYSGYMNVIGANQVAVNILVKPLQKIKSKALFVPLVFLVGNLMSLVVPSASSLAIILMAILYPMLSSMGISSLTAAGVIAMTATIMPTPLGADNVIAAETLGYDLLTYVAWNAKISIPTLLIMAVAHYFWQKYCDKKEGDQAFVTIEEDGLTKQEESDTPKIYALLPLLPLMLILIVGITGMFVKGIQMDIFVLTFISFFVAVAFETIRHKSYKKIQDSAAEMFRGMGQGFSQVVMLVVGGSLFTTAIQSLGIIDNIMSSVESSASAGLVTTLIFSGATTVFGILSGGGLAMFYAVIELIPDIAAKAGIDGILIALPMQMIANLARTISPVAAVVMIVASTVGVSPVRILKRTSVPTIIGIICVVVLSILLLPY; this is encoded by the coding sequence ATGATTGAGTCATTGTTAGTGTTAGTTGTTTTAGCTCTTGTTGCTTATTTGATTATTAAAAATTACCATCCTGCTCTAAGTTTGATTAGCGGGGCGCTGATTTTGTTACTATTTGCAGTCTTGCTAGGTCATCCTCTTTATCCAGCAGGAGAAGGTACAGGTTTAGCCTTTTTTGATGTCTTTTTGAAATTTAAAGATACGATCATCGCTCAAGTTAGTTCAGCAGGGATCGTGATCATGATTTTATTTGGCTACTCTGGGTATATGAATGTAATCGGTGCCAATCAGGTAGCGGTCAATATTCTGGTAAAACCACTACAAAAAATTAAATCAAAAGCTTTGTTTGTACCACTTGTATTCTTAGTAGGAAATTTAATGTCTTTAGTAGTTCCAAGTGCGTCTAGTTTAGCGATTATTTTGATGGCAATTTTATATCCAATGCTGTCTAGTATGGGAATTTCTTCATTGACTGCTGCTGGAGTCATCGCAATGACTGCAACGATCATGCCGACACCACTTGGAGCGGATAATGTGATTGCTGCTGAAACGTTAGGTTATGATTTGTTAACCTATGTAGCTTGGAATGCGAAAATTTCAATTCCAACATTATTAATCATGGCAGTCGCTCATTATTTCTGGCAAAAATATTGTGACAAAAAAGAAGGTGACCAAGCTTTTGTCACGATCGAAGAGGACGGATTAACTAAACAAGAAGAATCAGATACGCCCAAAATTTATGCGCTGTTACCATTGTTACCATTAATGTTGATTTTAATTGTTGGAATTACTGGGATGTTTGTTAAAGGAATCCAAATGGATATTTTTGTTTTGACCTTTATTTCATTTTTTGTTGCTGTCGCTTTTGAAACGATCAGACATAAATCATATAAAAAAATTCAAGATTCAGCAGCTGAAATGTTCAGAGGCATGGGACAAGGATTTAGCCAAGTGGTTATGCTAGTTGTGGGTGGTTCATTGTTTACAACAGCTATCCAATCGCTAGGAATCATTGATAATATCATGTCCTCTGTAGAATCTTCAGCTTCTGCAGGCCTTGTGACAACCCTGATTTTTAGTGGAGCAACAACAGTCTTTGGGATTTTAAGTGGTGGTGGCTTAGCGATGTTTTATGCGGTGATCGAATTGATCCCTGATATTGCAGCAAAAGCTGGTATCGATGGTATTTTGATCGCATTACCAATGCAAATGATCGCAAATTTAGCGAGAACAATTTCACCTGTTGCAGCAGTTGTAATGATCGTAGCGTCAACAGTAGGTGTAAGTCCAGTTCGTATTTTGAAGCGGACAAGTGTGCCGACAATCATAGGGATTATTTGTGTGGTTGTATTATCTATTCTTCTGTTGCCCTATTAA
- the rihC gene encoding ribonucleoside hydrolase RihC produces MAKKKRPIIIDTDPGIDDAVALSIALNHPELDVKLLTTVAGNVNVNKTTENTLKLVSFFGKQVPVAKGCDTPLLIQLEDSAEIHGESGMDGYDFPEATTKTLDVHAVEAMKDCILESTDPITLVPIAALTNIALLFSMYPETKQNIKEIVMMGGSLSRGNTNTSAEFNTYVDPHAAQIVFQSGVPIVMVGLDVTSTAVLTKNETEKIKEFGKVGNMFYSLFQHYRGGSLQTGLKMHDVCAIAYLTDSELFTVQETFIEIALDGPAAGATVADLKMKYHDTTNAIVCLDIDVPAFQKWVVSNLEKIN; encoded by the coding sequence ATGGCAAAAAAGAAAAGACCTATCATCATTGACACAGACCCAGGAATTGACGACGCAGTAGCTTTATCGATCGCCCTTAATCACCCCGAATTAGACGTTAAGTTATTAACAACTGTTGCAGGAAATGTAAACGTAAACAAAACGACTGAGAATACGTTGAAACTAGTGTCATTTTTTGGTAAACAAGTACCTGTTGCTAAAGGTTGCGACACTCCTTTGCTGATCCAGCTTGAAGATTCAGCAGAGATTCATGGAGAAAGCGGTATGGATGGGTATGATTTTCCGGAAGCTACAACTAAAACACTTGATGTCCATGCTGTTGAAGCAATGAAAGACTGCATTCTTGAAAGCACAGATCCAATCACGTTAGTACCAATAGCAGCATTAACGAATATCGCATTACTTTTCAGTATGTATCCAGAAACAAAGCAAAATATTAAAGAAATCGTTATGATGGGCGGCTCTTTATCAAGGGGAAACACGAATACAAGTGCAGAATTTAACACGTATGTCGATCCACATGCTGCTCAAATCGTTTTTCAATCAGGTGTTCCAATCGTGATGGTTGGCTTAGATGTGACTAGTACAGCAGTATTGACTAAAAATGAAACAGAAAAAATCAAAGAATTCGGGAAAGTCGGGAATATGTTTTATTCATTATTTCAACATTATCGTGGGGGCAGTTTACAGACGGGCTTAAAAATGCATGATGTATGTGCCATCGCCTATTTAACTGACTCAGAATTATTCACAGTTCAAGAAACGTTTATTGAAATCGCTTTAGATGGTCCAGCAGCAGGTGCTACAGTTGCTGATCTAAAAATGAAATATCATGATACGACGAATGCGATTGTTTGTTTAGATATCGATGTTCCAGCATTCCAAAAATGGGTTGTCTCAAATTTAGAAAAAATAAATTAA
- a CDS encoding LacI family DNA-binding transcriptional regulator has protein sequence MKIRMKDIAKMANVSEAAVSLVLNDKPSRISEKKKQEIKTIAKELNYVPNIAAQSLAKKASQTIGVVIPDIENPFFSKLCKQLEERFRVWGYLTIIVNSNDDFTVEKNLIQMLLNRGVDGLIIALSNESFSFKEEQEFFLKEIDAPFVLVDRQVSFAGVNQVYFDSQAGGKLSTEYLLENGHRNIAFMTGDFKVPSTLDRINGYKQALESYGVKIREDYIIETGYRFNYGIEKAKALFALTDVTAVLTSNDMVAFGVLKQALSSGKSIPEDLSIIGYDRLEMADILGISLATVEQNISSLTEQAVTLLKNILTKENPKTESIILKPNLFKGESVKKIK, from the coding sequence ATGAAAATCAGAATGAAAGACATTGCAAAAATGGCCAACGTATCTGAAGCTGCGGTTTCTTTAGTATTAAATGATAAACCTTCTAGAATCTCTGAAAAAAAGAAGCAAGAAATAAAAACAATCGCAAAAGAATTGAATTATGTTCCAAATATTGCAGCGCAAAGCCTCGCCAAAAAAGCCTCACAAACTATTGGTGTCGTGATTCCAGATATTGAAAATCCGTTTTTTTCAAAGCTTTGCAAACAATTAGAAGAACGTTTTAGAGTATGGGGCTACTTAACCATCATCGTTAATTCAAATGATGATTTTACTGTAGAAAAAAATCTGATTCAAATGTTGTTGAATCGTGGTGTTGACGGATTGATCATTGCTTTATCAAATGAATCTTTTTCATTTAAAGAAGAACAAGAATTTTTCTTGAAAGAAATCGATGCACCGTTTGTTTTAGTTGATAGACAGGTTTCATTTGCAGGGGTTAATCAAGTCTATTTTGATAGCCAAGCTGGTGGCAAACTTTCAACAGAATATCTTTTGGAAAATGGCCATCGAAATATTGCTTTTATGACAGGTGATTTTAAAGTCCCAAGTACACTTGATCGAATCAATGGCTATAAACAAGCATTAGAAAGCTATGGTGTAAAGATAAGAGAAGACTACATCATTGAAACGGGTTATCGCTTTAACTACGGTATAGAAAAAGCAAAGGCACTTTTTGCGCTTACAGATGTAACGGCTGTACTCACATCCAATGATATGGTTGCTTTTGGTGTATTAAAACAAGCTTTGAGTAGTGGGAAGTCGATTCCAGAAGATCTTTCGATTATTGGGTATGACCGTTTAGAAATGGCAGATATTCTTGGGATTTCATTAGCTACAGTAGAGCAAAATATCTCATCTTTAACAGAACAGGCTGTTACATTATTGAAGAATATACTTACCAAGGAAAATCCAAAAACGGAATCGATTATTTTGAAACCCAACCTATTTAAAGGTGAAAGTGTTAAAAAAATAAAATAG
- a CDS encoding alpha/beta fold hydrolase, protein MKNKKYYLLIMVCLLLIFAGCTSKKSSQNENKQINKNSEATETTQKSSIPTLFIHGYSGGNNSFGRMIKRMEKNDLTKKELVLTVSVDGKVQAKGKLTGKENNPSIQVLFEDNKNNEWNQAEWIKNCLIYIRDNYDVTQVNLVGHSMGGASSLRYLTTFGNDTNLPKINKFVGIAAPFNNFVELSNGETIDDVINKGPIVQSERYTDYVNGIENVSKDMKVMIVAGDVEDGSSSDEAVPVADALSVVSLFKTRGNVVQEKIFYGKSAQHSQLHENTEVDQLVANFLWK, encoded by the coding sequence ATGAAAAATAAGAAATATTATTTGCTGATAATGGTTTGTCTCTTGTTAATTTTTGCTGGTTGTACGAGTAAGAAATCATCCCAAAATGAAAATAAACAAATAAATAAAAATTCAGAAGCTACTGAAACGACTCAAAAATCATCGATTCCCACACTGTTTATCCACGGTTATAGTGGTGGTAATAATTCTTTCGGACGCATGATCAAAAGGATGGAGAAAAATGATCTTACTAAAAAAGAGCTCGTTTTGACTGTTAGTGTTGACGGAAAAGTTCAAGCAAAAGGGAAACTTACGGGCAAAGAAAACAACCCAAGTATCCAAGTTCTTTTTGAAGATAATAAAAACAATGAGTGGAATCAAGCTGAGTGGATCAAGAATTGTTTGATATATATTCGAGATAATTATGACGTGACGCAAGTTAATTTGGTAGGTCATTCAATGGGTGGAGCAAGCTCTTTACGCTATTTAACTACATTTGGTAATGATACAAACCTTCCCAAAATCAATAAATTTGTTGGTATCGCTGCACCCTTTAATAATTTTGTAGAATTATCTAATGGAGAGACAATCGATGATGTCATCAATAAAGGTCCTATCGTTCAAAGTGAACGCTATACTGACTATGTCAATGGAATCGAAAATGTGTCTAAAGACATGAAAGTCATGATTGTTGCAGGAGATGTAGAGGATGGTAGTTCAAGTGATGAAGCTGTTCCAGTTGCAGATGCACTAAGCGTTGTGTCATTGTTTAAAACACGTGGTAACGTAGTACAAGAAAAAATATTTTACGGAAAATCAGCACAACACAGCCAACTGCACGAAAATACAGAAGTAGATCAACTTGTTGCAAATTTTTTATGGAAATAA
- the nusG gene encoding transcription termination/antitermination protein NusG: MESFEKNWYVLHTYSGYENKVKANIESRAQSMGMGDFIFRVVVPEETETEVKNGKSKEIVHKTFPGYVLVEMTMTDDSWYVVRNTPGVTGFVGSHGAGSKPAPLLQEEINHILRSIGMSTRQSDLDVALGDTVRIIEGAFSGLEGEVTEVDEERQKLKVNIDMFGRETSTELDFEQVDSIQ; this comes from the coding sequence ATGGAATCATTTGAAAAAAATTGGTATGTACTGCATACATACTCAGGTTATGAAAACAAAGTAAAAGCGAACATTGAATCACGTGCACAAAGCATGGGCATGGGAGATTTCATTTTCCGTGTCGTTGTTCCAGAAGAAACTGAAACAGAAGTAAAAAATGGTAAGTCAAAAGAAATCGTTCATAAAACTTTCCCTGGTTATGTGTTAGTGGAAATGACGATGACAGATGATTCTTGGTATGTAGTGCGTAATACACCAGGCGTTACTGGGTTTGTTGGATCACATGGTGCAGGAAGCAAACCAGCGCCGTTATTGCAAGAAGAAATCAATCACATCTTGCGTTCAATCGGTATGAGCACACGTCAATCTGATTTGGATGTTGCACTAGGCGATACTGTTCGTATTATTGAAGGTGCGTTTTCTGGTCTTGAAGGTGAAGTAACAGAAGTTGATGAAGAACGTCAAAAATTAAAAGTTAATATCGACATGTTCGGTCGTGAAACAAGTACAGAATTAGATTTTGAACAAGTAGATTCAATTCAATAA
- the secE gene encoding preprotein translocase subunit SecE, translating to MKFLRSVKDEMKQVSWPSKKQLRKDTLVVIETSILFAALFFVMDTVIQTAFGWILK from the coding sequence ATGAAATTTTTACGTAGTGTAAAAGATGAGATGAAACAAGTTTCTTGGCCATCTAAAAAACAATTACGCAAAGACACATTGGTTGTTATCGAAACATCAATTCTTTTTGCAGCATTATTCTTTGTAATGGATACAGTGATCCAAACTGCTTTTGGCTGGATTCTTAAGTAA